TAGGCGAGTTCTTCAAAGAGCGCCTCATCCCAGGAAGGAACCCCCAGTTCTTTAAAATTGGTGGGCATTCCCAGGGACTTAAAATAGGCCACCGTCGCATCGATACCCGCCAGGGCAAGGCGCTCCTCGTCGCCCCCATCCCCCAGGCCCCACACATGCTGAGCATAACGGGCAAAACGCCGGGGATTGCTTTTATACACATAGAGGGCCCAGGCTTTCCACATGGTGGAAAGGCTTGCCCCATGGGCCACATCGTATCTGGCGCTCAACTCATGTCCCAGTTGATGAACCGCCCAATCCCCCCGACTTCCCAGCCCCGTAATCGAATTATGGGAAAGGCTGCCACACCACATGAGTTCGCTCATGGCCTGGTAATTCCGGGGATCTTTCATGGCAATCCTTCCGTTTCGTATAACCGTTCGCAGCAGGGCTTCCGCCAGTGCTTCGCTGGTCTCGTTATCTTCTTCGGGAACAAAATAGCGTTCCATGGTATGCATCATGATGTCCGTAATACCACAGGCTATTTGATAGGGAGGAAGGGTAAAACTCAGTTCCGGATTCAGGATGGCAAAAACCGGTCGATTCAGTTCTGAAGATAGGCCCCGCTTTTGGCCGATAGCGGTATTGGTGAGTACCGCAGAGGCGCTCATTTCACTGCCCGCCGCAGGAATAGTAAGCACTACACCGACGGGGGTAGTTTTCCGAAGGCTCACTGCCCCCGTCCAGAAATCCCAAAGGTCAACGCCAGGGTTTGCGTTTCCGTGGGCTATCCCTTTAGCGGTGTCAATGACACTGCCCCCACCTACGGCAAGGATAAAATCCGCCTTCATGGCCAGAGCTTGCGCAACCCCCTCTCGAGCCAATTCTACCGTGGGATTGGGTTTTACACCGCCAATACTTTGGAACTCCAGGCCCGCTTCTTTAAGGCGCCCGTAAATTCTATCAAGGAGGCCGCTTTTTTGGGCGCTCCCACCACCATATACCACAAGGACCCGGCTCCCCCCGTGTTTCTTTACGAGCTCGCCAACCTTATGTTCCGTATCCTTCCCAAATTCAACTTCGGTGGGAACATAAAAAGTAAAATTCCGCATCCCGGCACCCTCCCTCTAATAGCATTTAATTATATAGATATTCTTGCATATGGTTAGATGTTTGACAAGATAGAACTAAAAGCTACTATATTTTAAAAATTATATATAATGAGCAAGAGATTCTCGATTATTTCTCTTAGAATCAATCTCGCTTAGATTTCTAAGGTTTTTACAAATCCGTTATACACCTCTTTTATTTGTCCCACAAAGGTATCCTGGTTAAGCCGTATGTTCAAAACCTCGTCGGAGGAACCACGCTCAGCATTGGAAACCGTATTGCCGAGCGATAAAGGCTGACATGCTATTAGACTATCCCCTGCAATCTGTCGTACCTTTTGAAAAACCTTTTCATAACCGAAGGGGCCATCTTTTTCTGCAGCACCACTGCCACAACAGGTTACAAAGTACAATTTTTTATAGGTATTGCGATATGCACGAATAAAATCTTTGAGGGGAGTAATCAGTTTTCCCATCCAGACAGGGCCACAGACAATAACTCCATCATACTGGGACACATCTTTTTCTAATTTATTATTTCCCATA
This is a stretch of genomic DNA from Treponema sp. J25. It encodes these proteins:
- a CDS encoding flavodoxin domain-containing protein; this encodes MKYLVVYYSRTGNNRYIAQQLAKDIQGELVQIRPRLNPLFSTLFNISMGNNKLEKDVSQYDGVIVCGPVWMGKLITPLKDFIRAYRNTYKKLYFVTCCGSGAAEKDGPFGYEKVFQKVRQIAGDSLIACQPLSLGNTVSNAERGSSDEVLNIRLNQDTFVGQIKEVYNGFVKTLEI
- a CDS encoding iron-containing alcohol dehydrogenase; its protein translation is MRNFTFYVPTEVEFGKDTEHKVGELVKKHGGSRVLVVYGGGSAQKSGLLDRIYGRLKEAGLEFQSIGGVKPNPTVELAREGVAQALAMKADFILAVGGGSVIDTAKGIAHGNANPGVDLWDFWTGAVSLRKTTPVGVVLTIPAAGSEMSASAVLTNTAIGQKRGLSSELNRPVFAILNPELSFTLPPYQIACGITDIMMHTMERYFVPEEDNETSEALAEALLRTVIRNGRIAMKDPRNYQAMSELMWCGSLSHNSITGLGSRGDWAVHQLGHELSARYDVAHGASLSTMWKAWALYVYKSNPRRFARYAQHVWGLGDGGDEERLALAGIDATVAYFKSLGMPTNFKELGVPSWDEALFEELAYRCSYGKTRTIGHFMVLDVEKMRDIYRLASEV